In the Nicotiana tabacum cultivar K326 chromosome 16, ASM71507v2, whole genome shotgun sequence genome, one interval contains:
- the LOC107807916 gene encoding putative WRKY transcription factor 51 isoform X2: MFGSSTFQETSNISHQTINPNFAFSPLINMNQDHGHNMYQDFDTSFIDQLINDGEEYSSSNNSFNSTSLYSQNPFMQQEISTSTYSGNSSASSFDATPTNIHMNENSSNKGIEKEKKAEKHAIAFRTKTELETLDDGYKWRKYGKKKVKSNTNPRNYYKCSSGGCKVKKKVERDGIDSSYLITTYEGKHNHESPFIIYCDEKPTVSFHNDQWTLQADSLW, encoded by the exons ATGTTTGGCTCTTCCACTTTCCAAGAAACAAGCAATATTTCTCATCAAACTATAAACCCTAATTTTGCCTTTTCTCCTCTCATCAATATGAATCAAGATCATGGCCACAATATGTATCAAGATTTTGACACTTCGTTTATTGATCAGTTGATTAATGATGGTGAAGAATATTCCAGCTCAAATAACAGCTTTAATAGTACTTCACTttattcccaaaatcctttcatgCAACAAGAGATAAGCACTAGTACCTATAGTGGAAACTCATCAGCTAGTTCATTTGATGCCACACCAACAAATATTCACATGAATGA AAATTCAAGCAATAAGGGgatagagaaagaaaagaaggctGAAAAACATGCAATTGCTTTTAGAACAAAGACCGAGCTTGAGACCTTGGATGATGGATACAAATGGAGGAAATATGGAAAAAAGAAGGTGAAAAGTAACACAAATCCAAG GAATTACTACAAGTGTTCAAGTGGAGGTTGCAAGGTAAAGAAGAAGGTGGAAAGAGATGGAATTGATTCCAGCTATTTGATAACAACATATGAAGGAAAACACAATCATGAAAGCCCCTTTATCATTTACTGCGATGAAAAGCCAACAGTCAGTTTTCACAATGATCAATGGACTTTGCAAGCAGATTCTTTGTGGTGA
- the LOC107807916 gene encoding putative WRKY transcription factor 51 isoform X1, whose protein sequence is MFGSSTFQETSNISHQTINPNFAFSPLINMNQDHGHNMYQDFDTSFIDQLINDGEEYSSSNNSFNSTSLYSQNPFMQQEISTSTYSGNSSASSFDATPTNIHMNENSSNKGIEKEKKAEKHAIAFRTKTELETLDDGYKWRKYGKKKVKSNTNPREYNIRNALTKWGNQLNRNYYKCSSGGCKVKKKVERDGIDSSYLITTYEGKHNHESPFIIYCDEKPTVSFHNDQWTLQADSLW, encoded by the exons ATGTTTGGCTCTTCCACTTTCCAAGAAACAAGCAATATTTCTCATCAAACTATAAACCCTAATTTTGCCTTTTCTCCTCTCATCAATATGAATCAAGATCATGGCCACAATATGTATCAAGATTTTGACACTTCGTTTATTGATCAGTTGATTAATGATGGTGAAGAATATTCCAGCTCAAATAACAGCTTTAATAGTACTTCACTttattcccaaaatcctttcatgCAACAAGAGATAAGCACTAGTACCTATAGTGGAAACTCATCAGCTAGTTCATTTGATGCCACACCAACAAATATTCACATGAATGA AAATTCAAGCAATAAGGGgatagagaaagaaaagaaggctGAAAAACATGCAATTGCTTTTAGAACAAAGACCGAGCTTGAGACCTTGGATGATGGATACAAATGGAGGAAATATGGAAAAAAGAAGGTGAAAAGTAACACAAATCCAAG GGAATACAACATCAGAAATGCACTAACAAAATGGGGAAACCAATTAAACAGGAATTACTACAAGTGTTCAAGTGGAGGTTGCAAGGTAAAGAAGAAGGTGGAAAGAGATGGAATTGATTCCAGCTATTTGATAACAACATATGAAGGAAAACACAATCATGAAAGCCCCTTTATCATTTACTGCGATGAAAAGCCAACAGTCAGTTTTCACAATGATCAATGGACTTTGCAAGCAGATTCTTTGTGGTGA